GCTCGTCAACGAGCTGAGTGGCAAGATCAAGGGCGCGCAGGCGCTCTATTACACCGACTTCACCGGGCTGAACGTGAAGCGGATGACCGACCTCCGCCGTCGCCTCCGGAAGGCCGGCGTGGAGTACGTGGTCATCAAGAACACGCTCGCGCTCCGTGCGGTGAACGAGAGTGGTCTGGTCGGTGAGCGCCTCAAGGGCCCGACGGGGATCGTCGTCGCCCACGACGCGCTCGCCGGGGCGAAGGTGCTGACCGACTTCGCGAAGGAGAACGACCAGCGTCCGGCGGTGAAGGGCGGCATGTTCGACGGCCGTGCCATCGACGCGGAGCAGGTCAAGCGGCTGGCGAACATGCCCTCGCGCGAGCAGCTGCTCAGCGAGCTGGGCGCCGGCTTCATGGCGCCGCTGGCGAGCTTCGCCGGCGCGCTCAACGGCATGCTCTACCAGATGGTCGGCGCGCTCGAGGCCCTCCGGGCTCAGAAGGAAGGCGCGCAGTAAATCCAGGCGGTTTGCCTGTTCAACCTGCCCCAGCGGTCGTACACCGCCTGGGTTTTCTACGGAGAAACGGAATCATGGCTACGCTGAGCAACGACGAGATCCTGGACGCGATCGGCAACAAGACGGTCTTCGAGCTGGCCGATCTGATCGAGGCGTTCAAGACGAAGTTCAACGTCACGATCGCGGCCGCCCCGGTGGGCGGCGCGGCCCCGGCCGGCGGTGGCGCCGGTGGCGCGGCGGCTCCGGCCGTCGAGGAGAAGACCGAGTTCGACGTCGTGCTGCGTGATGCGGGCGCGAAGAAGATCCAGGTCATCAAGGTCGTGCGCGAGATCACCGGCCTCGGCCTGAAGGAGGCGAAGGACATGGTCGACGGCGCGCCGCAGACCGTGAAGGCCGGCGTCTCGAAGGACGAGGCGGCGACCATCAAGGCGAAGCTCGAGGAGCAGGGCGCCGGCGTCGAGGTGAAGTAAGCGGCGAGCGTGGAGCGTGGCGCGACGAGAGGCAAGCGCTCTCGTCGCTCCGCGCTCCTCGCTCCCCGCTCACTTCTACCTCGCCGCGATCGTGATTACAGTTCGCCGCACAATTCAATAGCAGGTTCGCTGCTCCGCCCCGCATCCGCGTCGAAATCGCAGGATGCCGGGGTCGGGGCTCTTTTCGCCTGCCAGCGGCTACCCCGCGGGTGAGACATGGCTGAGACGATAAAGGAAATCTCGTTCGCGAAGCTCGGGCAGGGCATGGGCATGCCCCACCTGCTCGACATTCAGACGCGCGCGTTCGAGGCGCTTCTCCAGACCGACGCCGCCGCGCAGGAGCGCGAGGACGTGGGGCTGGAGCGCGTCTTCAAAGACCTTTTCCCCATCACGGACGTCCACGAGAACTTCTCGCTGGAGTTCGTTCGCTATACGCTCGGTGAGCCGAAGTACTCGGTCGAGGAGTGCATCGAGCGCGACATGACCTACTCGGCGCCGCTGAAGGCGACGCTGCAGCTGGTCATCTTCGAGGAGGTCAACGGCGAGAAGCGGCCGCGCAACATCATCGAGAAGGAGGTCTATCTCGGTGAGCTGCCGCTCATCACGAGCCTTGGCACCTTCGTCATCAACGGGGCCGAGCGCGTCATCGTCTCGCAGCTCCACCGGTCGCCGGGCGTCGTGTTCGAGGAGTCGACGCACCCGAACGGTCAGCGTCTCATCAGCTCGCGGATCATCCCGTTCCGCGGCTCGTGGGTGGAGTTCACGGTGGACATCCACGATGTGGTCTACGTCCACATCGACAAGAAGAAGAAGTTCCCGGCCACTGCGCTGCTCCGCGCGTTCGGCTTCGGTGAGAACCGCGACATCCTCCGCCTCTTCTTCGCCGAGCGCGAGCTCGACCTGACGAAGAAGCGCGAGAGCCGCACGGACGTGCGCGAGGTCATCGGCGCCATCGTCGCCGAGGACATCACGCTCGCCGGTGAGGCGACGGACCCGGACGCGCCGAAGGCGAAGACGAAGAAGGCGCGCGCCGAGCAGGAGCGCCGCGAGGCGGAGCTGCTCGTGAAGGAGGGCGACGAGCTCACCGAGGAGGTGTACAACCGCCTTCGCCGGCAGGGCATCGACGCCATCAAGGTGTTCGCCAGCTACACGGCGATCGATCTGCGCGACGAGCTCGATGCGTTCGAGCGCGGCGAGCGGCCGGAGCCGCGCACGCTCTCGCACGACGCCGTCGACCCGGAGACGGGCGAGGTGGTCGCCGAGGCCGGGCAGCAGCTCACCGAGGCGCTCGTCAAGAAGCTCCGTAAGGGCGGCGTCAACAAGGTGCTCGTGTTCGTCGCGAGCGGCCGCGCCGAGTCGCTGCTCATCAAGAACACGCTCGCGAAGGACCCGACGAAGTCCGAGGACGAGGCGCTGAAGCAGATCTACGCGCTGCTCCGGCCCGGCGACGCGCCGAACAAGGAGACGGCGAAGCAGGCGCTCGAGCGCCTGTTCTTCAGCCCGAAGCGCTACGATCTCGGGCGCGTCGGCCGCTACAAGATCAATCAGCGATTGGGCCTCACGACGCCTGCCGGCGTCACGGTCCTGACGAAGGAGGACTTCGTCGCGATCGTGCGCTATCTCGTGGAGCTCCACGAGGGGCGCGGCTACACCGACGACATCGACCACCTCGGCAATCGCCGCATCCGGTCGGTCGGTGAGCTCATCGCGAACCAGTTCTCGGTCGGTCTGTCCCGCATGGCGCGCCTGGTAAAGGAGCGCATGTCGATCAACACCGACCCGGAGAAGATCTCGCTCGACGACCTCGTGAACGCGCGTACGGTGAGCGCGGTCATCCAGGCGTTCTTCGGGAGCTCGCAGCTGTCGCAGTTCATGGACCAGACCAACCCGCTGGCCGAGTTGACGCACAAGCGTCGTCTCTCGGCGTTAGGCCCGGGCGGTCTGACGCGTGAGCGCGCGGGCTTCGAGGTGCGCGACGTGCACTACTCGCAGTACGCGCGCATGTGCCCGATCGAGACGCCGGAAGGTCCGAACATCGGCCTCATCACGTCGCTCGCGTGCTTCGCGCGGGTGAACGACCTCGGGTTCATCGAGACGCCGTACCTCGTCGTGAAGAACGGCCGCGTCACGGGCGACATCGCCTGGCTCGACGCGAACCGCGAGGAGGGCGCGATCGTCGCGCAGGCGAACGCGAAGCTCAACCCGGACGGCACGTTCGTGGACGAGCTGGTGCTCTGTCGCGACGGCGGCGACCTGCCGCTCGTGGCGCCGGATCGCATCGACTACATGGACGTCGCCCCGGAGCAGATGGTCTCCATCGCGGCGGCGCTCATCCCGTTCCTCGAGCACGACGACGCGAACCGCGCGCTCATGGGCTCGAACATGCAGCGCCAGGCGGTGCCGCTCCTCAACCCGCGGACGCCGCTCGTCGGCACGGGGCTCGAGGAGAAGGTGGCGAAGGACTCGGGCGCGGTGATCATCGCGCGTCGGGCCGGCGTCGTCACGGCCGTCACGGCCGACGAGATCATCGTCGACGCGGGGCCGGCGGAGCGGCAGGCCGGCGAGGACCGCCGCGGCGGCAACCGCCCGCTGCAGCGCCTCACGCAGCTCGACCGCTATCGCGTGAAGAAGTACTGGCGCACGAACCAGGACACGGCGATCAACCAGCGCCCGGTCGTCCGGCTCGGCCAGCGCGTGAAGGCGGGCGACGTGCTCGCCGACGGCGCGGCCACCGAGCAGGGACAGCTCGCGTTAGGCGCGAACGTGACCGTGGCGTTCATGCCGTGGTACGGGCACAACTTCGAGGACGCCATCGTGCTCTCCGAGCGCCTGGTGAAGGACGACGTGTACTCGTCGATCCACATCCAGGAGCTCGAGCTCCACGTCCGCGACACGAAGCGCGGCCAGGAGGAGATCACGCGCGAGATCCCGAACGTGTCGGAAGACGCGCTCGTGGACCTCGACGAGCGCGGCATCGTGCGCATCGGTGCGCACGTGAAGCCGGGCGACATCCTCGTCGGCAAGATCACGCCGAAGGGCGAGACGGAGCTCTCCCCCGAGGAGAAGCTCCTCACCGCGATCTTCGGTGAGAAGGCGAAGGACGTGAAGGACAGCTCGCTCAAGGTGCCGCCGGGGATGGAGGGCGTCGTCATCGACGTCAAGATCTTCAGCCGCATCGAGGACCAGGTCGTCGAGAAAGACCGCGGCGAGCGCATCGGCGAGGTCCGCCGCCTGGAGGGCGAGGAGAAGGTCCGCGTGAACGAGGTGCGCGACGAGGAGCTCCGCGACGCGCTCGAGGGCGAGACCGTGGCGCTGGCGCTGAAGGCGGGCACCGTCGAGGAGGCGATCCCCGCGGGCACCGCGCTGACGCGCGACGTGCTGCGCGGCGTGCGCTTCGCGAACATGGACCTGAAGACGTTCCGCGTCGAGAACAAGCAGGTCAACGACCGCGTGCGTGTCATCATCGACGCCGCCAACGAGGAGAAGGCGCGCATCGAGGAGAAGGCCGAGGAGCGGATCGACCGCATCCTGCAGCCGGACGAGCTGCCGCCGGGCGTGATCCAGCTCGTGAAGGTCTACCTGGCCGAGAAGCGCAAGATCTCGGTCGGCGACAAGATGGCCGGCCGCCACGGCAACAAGGGTATCGTGGCGCGCATCGTCCCCGAGGAGGACATGCCGTTCCTCCCCGACGGGCGTCCGGTCGACATCGTGCTGAATCCGTTAGGCGTGCCGTCGCGCATGAACGTCGGGCAGATCCTCGAGACCCACCTCGGGTGGGCCGCGCGGCTGCTCGGCTTCTACGCGAAGACGCCGGTGTTCCAGGGCGCGAACGAGCGCGAGATCGGGCTCCTGCTGAAGCTCGGCGCGCTCAAGATGGCCTCGC
This DNA window, taken from Gemmatirosa kalamazoonensis, encodes the following:
- the rplL gene encoding 50S ribosomal protein L7/L12; translated protein: MATLSNDEILDAIGNKTVFELADLIEAFKTKFNVTIAAAPVGGAAPAGGGAGGAAAPAVEEKTEFDVVLRDAGAKKIQVIKVVREITGLGLKEAKDMVDGAPQTVKAGVSKDEAATIKAKLEEQGAGVEVK
- the rplJ gene encoding 50S ribosomal protein L10 — encoded protein: MKRTEKEQLVNELSGKIKGAQALYYTDFTGLNVKRMTDLRRRLRKAGVEYVVIKNTLALRAVNESGLVGERLKGPTGIVVAHDALAGAKVLTDFAKENDQRPAVKGGMFDGRAIDAEQVKRLANMPSREQLLSELGAGFMAPLASFAGALNGMLYQMVGALEALRAQKEGAQ